Below is a genomic region from Sinorhizobium meliloti.
CCGGCAGACACCGCCTCCTCGATCAGGCTGTTCATCAAGCCCTGTTCAACGCCCCGCTCAAGGACGCGGCACGATTGCAGCCAGGTGTCGATCTCCCATTCGGACCCCTTCTTGATGACAATGACGACTCCGATCGTGCCGTGCTGCGCAAACTTATCGTCGAGCCTTATCTGCCAACCGATAAAATTTGGGTCTCCCTGCATGCGCCGAACGTCTTCATCGTTGTAGCGGCGCGTGGTGAGGTTGAACTGGTTGGACTTGTTGATGAGTTGAACGATGCGCGGACGGCCTACCTCGTCGAAGGGTGAGATGGTCATCCGCATCTCTAGGGACTTCAGATACTCCTCATAATTGCCTACCCGCGCGCGGATCTCCGCAACTGCCGCACGCCCCCCGTAGCTGTTTGCCCGCGCCAGATCGTCGCAGTTCAGCGGCAGATGGTCGAAAAGACCTGAACCCGCGACGCGATCGATGAAGAAGGACGGATCCTCGCCTACCTCAATTGTGGAAACGAGCGGAAGCTCCCGTCGGACGCGTTCGCGTTCGGCAGGATTGTCGTCAACATAGGCAAGTGACTCAAGACCGAGACCGAGTTTTTCGGCGATCGCACGAATATTAGTGGCCTTGTCGTCCCAATTGGCCTGAAACACGGCGATGTGCTCTTCTTTTAATAGCATATCAGGGTGCCGCCGGAACGGCTCACGCGCAACGGCATCGGTGTTTTTCGAACAGACGGCGAGGACTACTCCGCGTTCCCTGAGCCCCAGGACGAAGTTTTGGAACGCGATGAAGGCCTCTCCCTCTGCCGAATTCTGGCCGATCCGGATACCAGCAAGGCCGTCGTCACCAATGACGCCGCCCCAAAGGGTATTGTCGAGATCGAGCACGAGGGCGCGGGCGCTCTTGCCGGACTTGGCCGCGAGGAGAGAAGCAATGTTGTCCGCCGCCAGTGGGCAGAGCTCAACATTGAAGGGCACCTTCGCCGAATGATAGGCCACCGGGTCGAACCAGCGCTCAATGCCGATCCGTGAAGCAAGGGCGGCTTGGTCCCACATCAGCCACCGCCCCTCAGCAGCGCCATCACCAAGCATCATGTTGACCCGCAGCCGGAACCGGGCGATCGAACCCGGCGTTGCGATGTCTGCGGAGGTCAGTTGTATGCACGGCGGCAGCGTCGCAATGATTGCCGGGCATCCGGTCTTCGATCGCGCCGCCTCGGCGATCGCGGAAGCGATCCTTTCGGCCTCAAGCACAGCCTCATCCTCCGCGACCCTGTCCAGCAGTGGCCTTTCCCCGTGAAGGGCGCTCTCATCCAGAACGGCAAGCACGGCATCGAGTCCTCGCTCGAAACAATTTTTGGCGGAGAAAGCGAAGCCAGCTACCCCGTCGTATGGCGCTTCATGCGCCGAGACGAGGAGACCACGCGCCAAACCTGCCGCACCCAAGGGATCGCAGAGATAGCTCAGCGTCCGGTTTCCGAGGAGGCCGAGTTCGATGCGGGTGAAGCCGTTTCCCTTAATTTTGCCCAGCCGCTTGCCGAGGCGCTCGATCCTGAGCTGTTGGCGTGGGCCCAACTGCTGGTTGGCCACCGATCTGGTGGCGGCGTAGTCGGGCATTTCGCCGCCGGCGGCAATTGCCTCGAGCTCGGCCACGCGTGCGGCCCAGTTCTCCTCAAGCGGCCGTCTCCACGGAAAGAACGTGTTCATAAAGCCGTGCCTCCCCGCGCCGGGGCGTTGATGATCGATCAGTTCTGCTTGCGCTTGACCACGGCATCGATAAGGCTGCCGAGGTTCTTGAAACCTTGCACCTCAGCCGTGCTGAAGCGGACTGCGAGCTCCTGCTCGATCAGAACCATCAGTCTGACATTGGACAGGCTGTCCCATTGCGGAACGTCGCGGGCCGTCGTCTCCAGCGTAATCGGGCCGTCGTATTCATCGAACAGCTCACGGATCACGTCTGCGACTTGAGATAGATAAAGTTGATGGTCAGACATTTGTTCAACCTTGATTTGACAGCAGTATTTGGCCGTCGACAGCGCTATGCGGTGCGCGATTCATTTCCTTGCAGTTCGTTCGAGATAACTGTTTCGAAGCCGATAATTCTTCACCTCGGTCCGGATACGGCGCTCATAGGCCTCGACGTCTGCCGCGGTAAGCCTGTTTTCGCCCGTCGAAAGTGACGTAAGCGTTCGCCTGAGTAGCCCCGGGTTATAGACGTGCCCAGGATCACGAAAGTTGCCGAGGTCACCGGCAATCCTGGGGTCATCATCCCATGCAAAGACGCGCACATTTGGCAGGGTGTCTATCGATTTGACAAAGCACCGCCGCGACAGCAGCACCTCATCCAGCAACGTCGCGCTTATGTCGCTCATGCGAAAATAGTAATTGGCGTAGGAGAGGATGGGCATGATGACGTCGACCTGCGCGCCCTTCTCGACGAATTTCCGAATCCTCGGCACGAGCTGCTCATTCACGGCATTGAAGCTCGCACACGTCCTGCCGCTCGGGGCGTCAACAACCGACCGATACTCTTCGATCAGGGCCTGCAGTTCAGCCATTTGGGCGGGCATCTGAAAGGACCGGTATTGCCTCTCCGTGAACTTGGCGTACCTTTTGTCGTCTTGCGCTTCGTAGCTCGTTTCTCCCAACAGGACCTTCCATGTACGCCGCAACGATTTCAGGTCGACCATTCGGATGTCGTCGCTGATTTCCTCGTCATAAAGATACTCCGGAAAGCCCTGACGCATCTTTTCCGGGTCGAGAATGTACATCCAGTCAAACGTGATGATGATCCGTTTGGCTTGCGCGTTGATGGCGAGTTGATCGAGAACGATGTCGCGGTCCAGCGGTCGCGGCCCGCCATAGCTGAGATTGTAGGCTACGACACTTCCGCCCAGCGCTGAGGATATGTCATCGGGGGAATACATGGCCGTGGTCGAGCCGCCGACAAGAAACGTGTTGATTCCCGATTGCTTCGACACGACGTCTACCCACCGCACGACGACATCGCGCGGGACGTCATTGCGCGTCAGTTTGAGCCTCGCTCCCCAGCGGTAGATGTCGTATGGATCCGTCGCAATGACGATCGTCACGATCGAAAGATACCCCAGCCAGACAAGGCAAAAGGTCACGATCATTGGAAGGGCGGCGCGCCAGCGTGGCGAGAAGCTTGGTTTCTTGCGGAGCGTGCCCCTCCGGCCATGCACATGCTCCGCTCCCATCCACCGACCTGCGGCCGACGGTAAATGTGGATTTGTCGACGCGACAAGCATCTTTCCGATCATGGCTTAAAATCCCTGATAGAGGAAAGGCGGCTGCCGCGAGACATAGTGCAGCGACGAGATGGTGAGGATGGCGGCAAAAGCAGCCCAGCCCCAGGAAGGTCGCCAAATGCTGCGCAGGAACGCGAAGCCGTAGCTCTCGTTTTCATAGGTCATCATGGCCGGCCGATAGCGGCGCATCAGTTCCACGGCGTTTGGCATGAGATAGATGATTGAAAATGCACAGAACAGCATGAGCACGGGCTCACGCATTTCGAAGGCCGATGGGGCATCGAGTGATGCGCCGAACATCTGCGCATAAAGATGAAACGCGGCACCGACGCTTTCGGAGCGGAACATCGCCAGGCTGAAGCAGATCAGCATAAAGAATATGACGCGTTCCACCAGCAATCGGATGAACGGCGATGTAACCTTGCACATGCGCTTGTATTTCTTGCTGCCCCTTATCTGCGCCTCGGCCGCAGACCAAACGCCTTGCATCAGGCCGAAGGCCACGAAGGTCCAGGCGGCGCCATGCCATAGGCTGAGAACCTGAAAGTTGATTAGCATCGGCAGCCAGAGGCCGAGGATCTGTGTCGGCAGCGGTGAAAGCCGATGCACCGCGCAGTAGCGCGTCCCCGCGATTGAAAGCGGCGTAAATAGGAAACGCGCGATCACGCGCGTCAGAGTCATGTTCCAGCGCCGGTAGTAATCGAGGATACCATTGGCTTTGAACGGCGAATAGAAGTTGAGCGGGTATCGCAGACCAAACATGCGCGCGAGGCCGAGCGCCATGTCGGAATAGCCTGAAAAGTCAAAATAGAGCTGCGCCATGTAGGAGAGAGCGCCGATCCAGGCATGTGCGGGATCCATCACCGCTCCGGCTCCCGCAGCACCAAAGACAAGATCGACGGTTGGTGCAATATTGTCGGCGATGACGACCTTCTTGAACATGCCGATCGAGATAAAGGCGAGTCCCACGGCGATATCGAGGGGGTCAAAACTGATGAACTTCCTGGATTTTACCTGGGGATGGAATTCGTGCAGATAGGTAATTGGGCCGATAATCAACTGCGGAAAGAAGCTGACGAAAGCGCCATAACGGCAAAACGCCCAAAAACCGGACCTCAACGAACGAGTCCCTTCGAAAAATTCGACCACGCTCTTTTCGCGAACATAGGCATCCGCCAGAAAGGCCGCCTGATGGAACGTGTAGAATGAAATACCAGCCGGTATCGCCACGCCGGCAATATCGGTCAGGAAGTCACTATTTTCGCCAAGGAGAACTGTAACGATCTTGTATTTTGCAAATTCCGAGGCAATCCGCCCCCTGATTCCGAAATGATCTCGCCCCCCAATTCCGAGAAATAGTCGCCCCCTGATTCCGAGATGATGCCGCCCCCATCGGAAAGCATCTGGCGTGGGTGTTCTGCTGGTGTGAAGTTTCTTCCTTCGACGTGACGAGGAAGGAACGGGATGCCTGCGGAGAGACTGGAGATGCGGCGTGTCCGCGAGATATTGAGATATCGCTTCGAACAAGGACTTGGCCACAAGTCGATCGCGGTTCGGGTTGGAGCTGCGCCATCGACGGTGCGCGAGACGCTTCGGCGTGCGGCCATTGCGGAGCTATCGTGGCCGTTGGGTGACGACATCAGCGATGCAGTCCTGGAAGCGGCGCTTTACAAGGCAGCCGGGACGAAGACGGGTCATCGTCGGAGCCCTGAGCCGGACTGGACGCAGGTCCACCGCGAGCTGAAGCGCAAGCATATGACGCTGCAGATCCTTTGGGACGAATACATCAGCCGTTATCCGGAGGGCTATCGTTACAGTCGCTTCTGTGACCTCTACCGCGGCTGGGCGATGAAGTTGCCTGTGACGATGCGGCAGGATCACGCGGCCGGCGACAAGCTGTTCGTCGACTACGCCGGCGACACGGTCACGGTTGTCGTTGATCGGCTGTCCGGCAAGACACGGCAGGCGCACCTGTTCGTGGCGGTTCTGGGAGCATCCAGCCTTTCATATGCGCAGGCACGTTGGAGCGAGACGCTTCCCGACTGGATTGAATGCCATATCCTGGCGCTGGAGTTCTTTGGCGGTGCGCCAGCCTTGCTGGTTCCCGACAATGCCAAGGTAGCGATCATCAAGGCCTGCCACTTCGATCCCCAGGTCAACCGGACGTATTGCGGGATGGCGGCCCATTATGGCAGCGCCGTCTTGCCGACGCGGCCGCGACGCCCGCGGGACAAGGCGAAAGTGGAAGCTGCGGTTCGTATCGTCGAACGTTGGCTGTTGGGCCGGCTGCGCCATCGCATCTTCTATAGTTTGGCCGAGGTCAATGCGGCGATTGGCCAATTGCTCCATGATCTCAATGATAAGCGCGTTCTGCGCCGTGTCGGCGCCACGCGCCGCCAATTGTTCGAGGAGCTTGATCGTCCGGCTTTGCGACCGCTGCCTGTCGAACGTTATGTCTTTGCCGAATGGCGTATCCGGCGCGCCGGGCTGGATTATCACGTCGAGATCGAGCGGCACTATTATTCCGTTCCCTATCGCTTTGCCCGCGAGCAGGTCGAGGCTCGTATCACCGCCAATACGATCGAGATCTTCCACAAGGGCGAGCGAATTGCCGCTCACCGGCGCTCCAGCGGCAACGGCAAGCACACGACGATCCCCGATCATATGCCCTCTGCGCATCGCCGCTTTGCCGACTGGACGATTGAACGGATTCAACGCGAAGCCTCTGCGATGGGGCCGGATGTTGCGCTGTTGTGCGAGCGCATTCTTGCCGACAGGCCTCATCCCGAGCAGGGCTTTCGAGCTTGCCTCGGCATCATCCGCCTCAACAAGAGCTTCGGCCGCGACAGGGTCAATGCCGCTTGCGGCCGTGCGTTGGAGATTGGCGCACGAACCTATGGCTCGGTGCGATCCATCCTCGACAATCACCTTGACCGGACGGCTGCCTCAAATGGAGCGGCGCCGCATGAACCGATCCATCACGCCAACATCCGCGGACCTCGCTATTACCACTAAGGAGAACGAAAGATGCTTGCCCATCCAACACTGGATAAATTGAATGCCATGGGCCTGGCCGGCATGGCAAAGGCCTTTGGCGAACTTGTTGCCAACGGCGAAGCCGAACATCTCTCGCACGCCGAATGGCTCGGACTGCTGCTCGAACGGGAGTGGAGCTCCCGTTACGATCGGAAGCTTGCGGCACGCCTCAGGTTTGCCAAGCTTCGCCACCAGGCCACCCCAGAAGATGTCGACTATCGCGCCGACCGCGGCCTCGACCGTGCTCTCTTCATGAAGCTGCTCGGTGGCGACTGGATCAACGCCCATGACAATCTGGCCATTTGCGGACCCTCGGGTGTCGGAAAGAGTTGGTTGGCTTGCGCTCTCGGCCACAAGGCTTGCCGAGACGATCGCTCAGTTCTCTATCAGCGTGTCCCAAGGCTGTTTGCCCAGCTTGCGCTCGCGCGTGGTGATGGCCGCTACGCCCGCCTGCAACGAACCTTGGGCCATGTTCAGCTCCTGATACTGGATGATTGGGGGCTCGAGCCGCTCAACGAACAGGCCCGCCACGACCTGCTGGAAATCCTCGAAGATCGCTATGGACGCAAATCAACGATCATTACCAGCCAACTTCCCGTGTCCGCATGGCACGGCGTCATTGGCGACCCAACCTACGCCGATGCCATACTCGACAGGTTGGTCCACAATGCCCACCGCATCGAATTGAGCGGCGATAGTCTGCGCCGAAATCTACCGCGCAAAGCTTGACACCTCGCCTGAATGAACTGACAACAATCATCGCCTGCAGACCCCACTAAACAGGGGGCGAGATCATCCCGGAAACCGGGGGCGCAATCATCTCGGAACAAAGGGGCGGCTTCATCGGAATCGGCATGTATTTGAAGTAGCACAGTGAGGCTATGTTGTATCCCTGACCGCACCCATACAGCACTCGTCGATATGGATTACTGTCGTCCGTAGCAAGGAGTGCGTTGGAGACTCCGAAATTGACAAGCAGGGCGACCAGCAGAAGAAATACCGAAGATATTCCATAAGGGGCATAAAAGATAATTGACGCCGTGAAAATGACCAGTAGTGCTTCATTCCTGCCTCGCGTCAAAAGCGCAAGGTAAAACGCAATAAGTGTCACCGGCAGGAAGAGAAATAGGAAGAGTGGATCGATAAAGATCATATCAAACCCAACCAATGTCAAAATTGGTCCGCAGCCACTTATCTGAGGCTGCGAATCCTACATGTGATGTAATTCGTCTTTGTCTTGCGATGCCAACGCAGCTCGCTGCGGAGCCCGAATGTCAATAAGTTTTGACAGCCTTATTTGACGCTGCCGAACAATGAAGAGATAACTATAGGTTATGCACCGAAACACGAGGTTATCGGCAGAGTCTTCTATTGCAGCTAAAATTCAGGGGTAAAAAAAGCACGCATTGAAAGAGATGTAAATAGGATAGTAATGCCTTCGGCCTATGTGACTGCGATTCAAAATTAAAACCTACGGGGTGTTGACGAAAATGCGTTGGCGCCGCTCTCCTGAAGCCGGTGCTCCTTTCACGCGTGACCGTTGAGCGGCGCGAGCGGATCTCCCTCGGCGCCCTCCACGGTCGCTCTTGTCATGAGTTCGACAACCAAGCCGGCCCGAGTGACTACGAAAGCAAGACGCCTCTTGAAAACCGCGCCATAGCAGGGGGCAACCACCACCATTCCGCCATCTGCCTCGAGTTTCGCCACGTCGTGCTCCAGATTGTCTGAGAACAGGCAGACGTGATCGAGACCGCCGCCCTTGGCCAGCCGACTCGCGACGGGATTCGGCCCGTCACGCAACGGAGCCACCAGTTCGATCGGAACACTGTCGAGATAAATAAGGAGCGCGCAGGACACATTCTGGGCCGGATCGATTGCAGGCGGCACAACCAGCCTAGCTCCCTGCTGCGTCCACGTTTTCAGCGCACGATCCATGTTCGGCACGACGAACCCATAGTGGAACACTTTACGCGGGTCGAAAGTGATATCTGCCATAGCTGGTGGCCCTGCTTGGGTTTAATGGCGTGATTTTTGCACGGGACGTTAACCGACCCGGCGCGGCTGCGCGAGCAGTTTCTTGCGGAAGACCCCGAAGGCTTCGATAGCGGAAGCAGGAGCGGCAAACGCCGCTCCGTTGTTGAGTAGTACCTTATTGATGACATCGATCTGCGCAGGAATTTGCGGATAAACGCGCCAAGCCAGTGACAGGGTTGGCAAGATGGAGCCTGCTCTCGTCCCAAGTCGCAGCGGCGTCACTGTCCAGATCAATCCTTGCTCGGCTGGATGAGGGTGATTTGCTCTTGGTGGCCGGCCGCCCAGGGCATGGCAAGACCACGCTCGGCCTTCAGCTGTTGCTCGACGCTGCCCGAGACGGCAGAAAAGCGGTCTTCTTCACGCTGGAGTTTACAGAACAGCAGGCGAGGCGGCACCTTCGGTCTTTGGACGAGGGGCGCCACGGTCTCTGCGATAAGCTGCAAATCTTGACGTCTGATGATATCAGCGCGGACTACATCATTCGCCATTTATCGGGGTCGGAGCGCGGGACGGTTGCCGTTATCGACTATCTGCAGATACTGGATCAGCAGCGAAGCAAGCCAGCACTCTCGGATCAGGTTCTGGCTCTTGGCGACTTCGCCAGACAGACCGGAGTTGTATTCGGGTTCATCTCGCAGGTAGATCGGTCGTTTGATCCGGAAAGTAAGCGCTTGCCGGACATTCGGGACATTCGTCTTCCAAATCTCGTTGATTTGCGGCTCTTCAACAAAGCCTACTTCCTACACAATGGTGAGGCCCGGCTTCAAGACGTTGCCTAATGCGCTCAACTGCCGCGATGTCCTGGAAGTGTCGCGGCAGTCGGTCCGGCAGTGACGGGTGTTGGCGCGATGCCTGAACAGAGCTTGCACGAACGTGGCTTTACTCATCGGTTGCCGCTTGCAAATCACAGGATTTCGATTTTACGCCAGCCGTTTTCAGCAATACGCTTCACCGACGAAATGCTGGAGAATCGCTATGAACCGCGCGCTTGCATTCACAGTAGCCGTCCTGACCTGCTCTCCGCTGTCGGCACAGGCCCAGGACACCTCCATGAGCTTCTTCGTCACCAGCGCAAATCCGGGCAGGGGTGGCGACCTCGGAGGCCTGGCCGGAGCCGACGCATACTGCAATTCTTTGGCGACGGCGAGTGGTTCGACGGGCAAGACCTGGAGAGCCTATCTATCCACCGACACCGAGAACGCCAGGGATCGGATCGGAAATGGTCCCTGGTACAACGCCAAGGGCGAGAAGATCGCTGACGATGTCGCCTCGCTTCACAGCGACAACAACAACTTGACCAAGCAGTCGGCTCTCAACGAGAAAGGCGAAGTCATTCCCGGCCGTGGCGACAGCCCGAACCGCCACGACATCCTGACCGGCTCGAAACCCGATGGAACCGCCGCACCGGAAACCTGCGGAAATTGGACAATGGGCGGTGCGGAAGGCGCGGCGATCGTCGGCCACAGCGACCGCACGGGCCTGGACGATTCCGATGCGGCGAAATCCTGGAACTCGTCGCATTCGACAAGAGGCGGCTGCTCGAACGAGGCATTCAAGGGAACCGGCGGAGACGGTCTCTTCTACTGCTTCGCAAGCAATTGACGGCAACAGGACTGCGCAACGGCTGCCGGTCCCATCGTTGACTATGTCGCGCGGACGACCCAAAGCTGCTCACGGCCATTATCAGGCGGCGACCTAGCATCAATTCATCCGCGCCGACGAGGGCGTTTTGGGATGCTCGCAACCAGAGTTCACGCACTTGCAACATGAGGCAATTCGGGCTTGAAATTCGTCAGGATTCCCTTTGTCTCTGAAGCAGCCATGCCAAAATTCGACTCCTACGTGATCTGCACTTCTCCGCGCAGCGGCAGTACGCTTTTGTGCAAGCTGCTGGCGGCGACGGGCATCTCCGGGAACCCCGGGTCCTACTTTCATCGCCCCTCGATTGCCGAATGGCTGGCCTACTTCGAACCGGCCGCAGACGCCTCAAGGCCCGAGGCCGATATTCTGGCTACGATATTTCGAGCGGCAATCGCCAAAGGAAGCGGTGATACAAGCATGTTCGGCCTGCGGCTCCAAAGACATAGCTTTGATTTCTTCGTCCAGAAACTGGCAGTCCTGCACCCGGAACGCTCCAGTGATTTGCAACGAATTGAAGCGGCCTTCGGACAGACACTTTTTCTCCATCTCACTCGGCTCGACAAGGTTGAGCAGGCTGTCTCGCTGGTAAAGGCCGAGCAAACCGGGCTGTGGCATGCAGCTCCGGATGGAACCGAGCTGGAACGGACCGCGCCGCCAAGTGCACCTGTTTACAACTCCGATGAAATCCGAACCTGGTACGAGAGATTTGCAGCCTATGACCAGGCCTGGAACGACTGGTTCGAAATGCAAGGAATTGAGCCCTTTCGGATCGCATATGAGGCGCTTTCAGCCGATCCCCTGGGGAGCCTGCGCAAAGTACTGAGCCGACTGGGATTGAAGTGCGAGGGCGCGAGCGGCATCACACCCGGTGTGGGAAAGCTAGCCGACGCCACCAATCATGAATGGGCAATGCGTTTCCGTTTGGAGCACAATATCGCTTGAATGGTTGACCCGAAGGAGTTCAGGTCAAAAAGGGCATGATATCTACGCCGTCTCCTGGAAAGACTGTAATATGCGGGTGGTCCTGGAACAGCCGCGCCGCGGCCTCGATGCTTTCCGCCTCGACGACAAGGTAGCCGCAAAAGGGGTTCACGGCAGCGGCGACACCGTCCTTGGTCACGCGCGTCGTCTTGCCCACCATGCCACCACGATCGAGGATGGATGCGGCGTTTCTGTCCTCCCACGCTGCCCACTGTTCCAGGCCGACGGCATCGACCGCGTCCTGCTCGGCCTTGGGCAGGCTGCGGAAAGAGGCGAGGTCTTCGGGCTTCATGGTGTACACGGCTAGAAAACGGGGCATCGGCGCTCTCTTCGTGGTGGTAGATGGGTACAAACTTACACTCTGTGCGGCCGAAGTCACCCGCTTGCCGCCACCAATCGTGGTCGGGAGATAGGCAGCTTCCGGCCCAAACCGGTCATTTAGGTAGTCCCGCTTCCCATTCCGAACGGAGCATGCTCATGATTGCGGTGTCCCATCTCTCGTCACCAACTTTGACAGACGACCGCCTCACTCCCTCGTGAAAAAAACCGACCTTGTTGTAGGTTCGGATAGCGGCACTGTTCCAGCTATATACGTTTAGCTCAGTTCTCTCGATTTCCGGATGAGAGAATGCCTGTTCCAATGCCGCTTCCAGCAACGATTTAGCTAGTCCTTGCCCCCGCATTGTTGGCGCGACCATGACGCGGCCAATCCTTGCAACGCCATTTCTCCAGTCCACAGCTAATTGGATATGGCCTACCAGAGCTTGAGTGGCGTTAACAGCCATCCAAGATAGCCGCTTTGGTGGTGCCGTTGTCCCGTCGATGATCATCTGTTCAAGCTGATCGTCGGTGATCGGATAAGTCAGATCAGGTCCGCCCCACTGCACCACATCGCGCTCGCTGCTGAGCCAACTGCGAAGGACTGGAAAGTGTTTTGTTTCGAAATCGATTAAATTCATCATCTGCTCATTACAAACCGAACCGAGATTAAGCCTATAGCTTGAGACATCCACAGCGCAATGACCGCTGTTGGCGCATAAAAGCCATGCCGGAAGTGGGCTCTAGTCTGTATTCTTCGGGCATAAATCTTCAATCGCTGCCAACCTAGCGAAAAGCATACTTCCCTGTTGCCAGTGTATGGCATTCCAGCCGCAGAGTCGTGCGGCATCAATATTTGCGGGCGGATCGTCGACTAGAAGTAATTGGTCTGGCCTAAGACCTGAAAGGGCA
It encodes:
- a CDS encoding Stf0 family sulfotransferase, translated to MKFVRIPFVSEAAMPKFDSYVICTSPRSGSTLLCKLLAATGISGNPGSYFHRPSIAEWLAYFEPAADASRPEADILATIFRAAIAKGSGDTSMFGLRLQRHSFDFFVQKLAVLHPERSSDLQRIEAAFGQTLFLHLTRLDKVEQAVSLVKAEQTGLWHAAPDGTELERTAPPSAPVYNSDEIRTWYERFAAYDQAWNDWFEMQGIEPFRIAYEALSADPLGSLRKVLSRLGLKCEGASGITPGVGKLADATNHEWAMRFRLEHNIA
- a CDS encoding acyl carrier protein codes for the protein MSDHQLYLSQVADVIRELFDEYDGPITLETTARDVPQWDSLSNVRLMVLIEQELAVRFSTAEVQGFKNLGSLIDAVVKRKQN
- a CDS encoding HAD-IIIC family phosphatase; protein product: MNTFFPWRRPLEENWAARVAELEAIAAGGEMPDYAATRSVANQQLGPRQQLRIERLGKRLGKIKGNGFTRIELGLLGNRTLSYLCDPLGAAGLARGLLVSAHEAPYDGVAGFAFSAKNCFERGLDAVLAVLDESALHGERPLLDRVAEDEAVLEAERIASAIAEAARSKTGCPAIIATLPPCIQLTSADIATPGSIARFRLRVNMMLGDGAAEGRWLMWDQAALASRIGIERWFDPVAYHSAKVPFNVELCPLAADNIASLLAAKSGKSARALVLDLDNTLWGGVIGDDGLAGIRIGQNSAEGEAFIAFQNFVLGLRERGVVLAVCSKNTDAVAREPFRRHPDMLLKEEHIAVFQANWDDKATNIRAIAEKLGLGLESLAYVDDNPAERERVRRELPLVSTIEVGEDPSFFIDRVAGSGLFDHLPLNCDDLARANSYGGRAAVAEIRARVGNYEEYLKSLEMRMTISPFDEVGRPRIVQLINKSNQFNLTTRRYNDEDVRRMQGDPNFIGWQIRLDDKFAQHGTIGVVIVIKKGSEWEIDTWLQSCRVLERGVEQGLMNSLIEEAVSAGVVSIRGRYIPTERNAMVSDFYPRLGFGLAGTNGNGSVDFVCVISQYEPHSVSMNINLGV
- the istA gene encoding IS21 family transposase, giving the protein MRRVREILRYRFEQGLGHKSIAVRVGAAPSTVRETLRRAAIAELSWPLGDDISDAVLEAALYKAAGTKTGHRRSPEPDWTQVHRELKRKHMTLQILWDEYISRYPEGYRYSRFCDLYRGWAMKLPVTMRQDHAAGDKLFVDYAGDTVTVVVDRLSGKTRQAHLFVAVLGASSLSYAQARWSETLPDWIECHILALEFFGGAPALLVPDNAKVAIIKACHFDPQVNRTYCGMAAHYGSAVLPTRPRRPRDKAKVEAAVRIVERWLLGRLRHRIFYSLAEVNAAIGQLLHDLNDKRVLRRVGATRRQLFEELDRPALRPLPVERYVFAEWRIRRAGLDYHVEIERHYYSVPYRFAREQVEARITANTIEIFHKGERIAAHRRSSGNGKHTTIPDHMPSAHRRFADWTIERIQREASAMGPDVALLCERILADRPHPEQGFRACLGIIRLNKSFGRDRVNAACGRALEIGARTYGSVRSILDNHLDRTAASNGAAPHEPIHHANIRGPRYYH
- a CDS encoding GNAT family N-acetyltransferase encodes the protein MNLIDFETKHFPVLRSWLSSERDVVQWGGPDLTYPITDDQLEQMIIDGTTAPPKRLSWMAVNATQALVGHIQLAVDWRNGVARIGRVMVAPTMRGQGLAKSLLEAALEQAFSHPEIERTELNVYSWNSAAIRTYNKVGFFHEGVRRSSVKVGDERWDTAIMSMLRSEWEAGLPK
- a CDS encoding DNA helicase produces the protein MTGLARWSLLSSQVAAASLSRSILARLDEGDLLLVAGRPGHGKTTLGLQLLLDAARDGRKAVFFTLEFTEQQARRHLRSLDEGRHGLCDKLQILTSDDISADYIIRHLSGSERGTVAVIDYLQILDQQRSKPALSDQVLALGDFARQTGVVFGFISQVDRSFDPESKRLPDIRDIRLPNLVDLRLFNKAYFLHNGEARLQDVA
- a CDS encoding VOC family protein; the protein is MADITFDPRKVFHYGFVVPNMDRALKTWTQQGARLVVPPAIDPAQNVSCALLIYLDSVPIELVAPLRDGPNPVASRLAKGGGLDHVCLFSDNLEHDVAKLEADGGMVVVAPCYGAVFKRRLAFVVTRAGLVVELMTRATVEGAEGDPLAPLNGHA
- a CDS encoding MBOAT family protein: MFEAISQYLADTPHLQSLRRHPVPSSSRRRKKLHTSRTPTPDAFRWGRHHLGIRGRLFLGIGGRDHFGIRGRIASEFAKYKIVTVLLGENSDFLTDIAGVAIPAGISFYTFHQAAFLADAYVREKSVVEFFEGTRSLRSGFWAFCRYGAFVSFFPQLIIGPITYLHEFHPQVKSRKFISFDPLDIAVGLAFISIGMFKKVVIADNIAPTVDLVFGAAGAGAVMDPAHAWIGALSYMAQLYFDFSGYSDMALGLARMFGLRYPLNFYSPFKANGILDYYRRWNMTLTRVIARFLFTPLSIAGTRYCAVHRLSPLPTQILGLWLPMLINFQVLSLWHGAAWTFVAFGLMQGVWSAAEAQIRGSKKYKRMCKVTSPFIRLLVERVIFFMLICFSLAMFRSESVGAAFHLYAQMFGASLDAPSAFEMREPVLMLFCAFSIIYLMPNAVELMRRYRPAMMTYENESYGFAFLRSIWRPSWGWAAFAAILTISSLHYVSRQPPFLYQGF
- the istB gene encoding IS21-like element helper ATPase IstB, with translation MLAHPTLDKLNAMGLAGMAKAFGELVANGEAEHLSHAEWLGLLLEREWSSRYDRKLAARLRFAKLRHQATPEDVDYRADRGLDRALFMKLLGGDWINAHDNLAICGPSGVGKSWLACALGHKACRDDRSVLYQRVPRLFAQLALARGDGRYARLQRTLGHVQLLILDDWGLEPLNEQARHDLLEILEDRYGRKSTIITSQLPVSAWHGVIGDPTYADAILDRLVHNAHRIELSGDSLRRNLPRKA